A genome region from Bradyrhizobium sp. WSM1417 includes the following:
- a CDS encoding DUF29 domain-containing protein, with protein sequence MAALDSAKKAIAMSTTSKVRSGPKEPSAVSARYEDDLYGWAEAQIALLKAGRLTEVDAGNIAEELADVGHDQYDKLESALGILMMHLLKWDHQPTHRSRSWVNTVHEQRKRIVRVLRKNPSLKSRIPEATEEGYEDARDDAAAETGIAKKLFPKACPYDWSEITTRVIEFEDLRSPEE encoded by the coding sequence TTGGCAGCGTTGGATTCTGCAAAGAAAGCGATTGCGATGAGCACGACCAGCAAAGTCCGATCCGGGCCGAAAGAACCATCCGCCGTGTCCGCCCGCTACGAGGACGATCTTTATGGCTGGGCTGAAGCTCAGATCGCGCTGCTGAAGGCCGGCCGTCTAACCGAAGTCGACGCGGGGAATATCGCTGAGGAATTGGCTGACGTGGGGCACGATCAATATGACAAGCTGGAAAGCGCGTTGGGCATCCTGATGATGCACCTTCTGAAATGGGACCATCAGCCGACGCATCGATCGCGAAGCTGGGTCAACACCGTGCACGAGCAGCGAAAACGCATCGTGCGCGTCCTGCGCAAGAACCCAAGCCTCAAGTCGCGCATTCCCGAGGCGACCGAAGAGGGTTACGAGGATGCACGTGATGACGCTGCGGCTGAAACCGGGATCGCCAAGAAGCTTTTCCCGAAAGCCTGTCCCTATGACTGGTCCGAGATCACGACGCGCGTCATCGAATTTGAAGATCTCCGGTCGCCGGAAGAGTAA